One Leptodactylus fuscus isolate aLepFus1 chromosome 11, aLepFus1.hap2, whole genome shotgun sequence genomic window, gtttttgttgtcttctatgataaTGTATCAAAGTTCTGGCGGTATATAGAGTACACCAAggttatataatgtataatgggaGCACCTATATGAAGGAGGATACAGTCAGGGTATATAAAGTACACCGAGGTTATATAATGTATAGTGGGATCAAACATATAGAGGAGGATACAGTCAGGGTATATAGAGTACACCCATGTTATATAATTCATAGGCAGAGCacttatatacaggaggatacagtCAGGTTATATAGAGTGCACTGAGGTTATATAAATTATAGGGGAGCATCTAAATACATGAGAATACAGTCAGGGTATATAGAGTACACCGGGATTATATAAAGCATATGGGGAGCACATATATATTGAAGGATACACTCAGGGTATATAGCTTACACTGTGGTTATGTAATGTTTAGGGGGCACATATATGCTGGGGGATACAGTCAGGGAATATATAGAACACCagggttatataatatatagggggcgGGGCTAGCTTTGTATAGGGgagcacatattatatactggggatACACTCAGGGTATATGGAGTACACtgtggttatataatatataggggagcacatattatatactgggggtgatatAACGATCAGGGGCCACATATTACACATGACAGGGCAGTGATCTCTAACTTGAAGCCAGGTCCGGCCGCCAGGGTCACGTGCCGCAGACTACACCGGAAGTAACTCCGCACACAGCCCCGCCCCGTCCTCACCAGCTGATGTGGGCGGGGCTAGCCTTGTTGATACTGCGTCACCCGGCGCCTGAGACAGAAGCTGCTGAGGAGCCCGCGGGTCACCATGGTGAAGATTGCCTTTAGTTCACCCTTCTCCGGGAAGGAGCCCGCTAAGGATGCCTGCAGCCTCATGCCTGACAAGGTACGTGCCCGCCGGGCCAGCGTCTGGGGTTGAGGCCTAGAGACGCAACTGCACGTACACCccggtatataacactatatatggaggggaacctgtatataacactgtggtgggggggtgctgtatataactctGTGATGGATATAGTGGGGGGATTTTGTATATAACACCATGTACATAATGTGTGtgtatttaataggggaaggggtcactcctgtgctgtgtatatagtggCAGGGGGTACGccgtgtgtatatagtgtgtatatataatgtccGACGGCTTCTTCCTCTTATTCCTGGTCTTGTTTTGCTTGCAGGATCCTGAGGTGGCCACTAGTGGGCCTGACACTCACTCCACAGGCCGCTGTCTGCTCACCCTGCTGGGTCTGGCGTTCATCTTGGCCGGGCTTATTGTTGGTGGCGCCTGCATCTACAAGTTCTTTATGCCCCGGGTAAGTTGTCTCGCTCATGAGGAGTTGGCAGCATTGTAGCCTACCCAGAGGTTTGGAGGACTCAGGGTTTGAGAGTTGCtggctatagggggcgctacagtTATGGTGTacccttcctttcctcctctagCACAAGACCTTTGAAGGGCAGCTCTCCTACATTGATCACACAGACCTGGATGAAGAGCCATATTACCTGCCCGTCACTGAGGAGGCCGATATCCGTGAGGAGGACAATGTGGCCCTGATCAACATCCCTGTGCCCAGCTTTTCCGAGGGGGACTCTGCTTCCATTGTCCATGACTTTGAtagagtatgtttttttgttttttttggggtgggggtaATGTAGTGGATTTAGGAGGTTGCTGATGGATATAGGGGTATTGATGTCTTCTATGTGTGGTGAATTTAGGGGGATCCTGACATCATCTCTtttggtgatctgtttgggggggtccttaTGGTTTCTCCTGTGTAAGGTGTAATGGATTTTGGGGGATCCTGACATTTCCTTATATGGGGGGCGGGGGGGTCCTTATGTCTTCTTCTGTGAGTGAAATGTTATTTTGGGGGGGCTCATGATGTCTTCTCTCTCCTCAGCTCCTCACCGCCTACCTGGACCTGCAGCTGCTGAAATGTTACATCATCAATCTCAACACGTCTGTAGTCTTGCCGCCCCGCAGCCTGATGGATCTCTTCATGAAGCTGGCGGTATGCATGTAACCCTCCCTTCTGTCATGTTTAACCCCCTAGTGACCTGTCCACTTCTCAGGGTCCCCTGTAATATCTTCTTCTGTAATCCCAGACTGGATCCTACCTGCCACAGACGTACCTGGTGCGTGAGGAGCTGGTGGTGACGGAGAAGATTGATGATGTGTCGGAGCTGGGGTTCTTCATCTACGAGCACTGTGTGGGCCAGGAGACCTACAGACTGCAAAGGAGGGACCAAATCATAGGTGAGATGGATAAAGGGGGACCTCGTTCTTGTCTGTTTATATGGTGAACTGAGCACTTGGGAGCTTTGCCCACTCTAGGGGTATGCTTGGTATGAACACAAGGATTTCCATACCCCCTTCCCTCCCATTTTATTGGCTGCAGGTGAGAATGGAGCCTGTGTTTCTTAAAGGGGCACTCTGCTGTAAATGACACTTTGATACTGTAACTTTTCAGTACACTTAATTTCCTctatctttgcttgctgtcagtgacgaGGGGGAGGGGTCCTGAGTTTTTCTGACCGTGCTCTCCATGTTTGGTTTACAGGTGTGCAGAAGCGTTCAGCAGAGAACTGTAAGCAGATCATTCACTTTGAGAACACGTATGTGACGATGACCCGAATCTGTCGCTAGTGAGGCGCAGCGGTGATGGAGTCGGTGGCTTTTCGACTTTTAACCTGTGCAGTGATAATCATTCTTGACCTGTGCTCCTGCTTGTAGCTTCTGTACGGACCTGATGTGACCGCGGCGACGCCAAACCTCAGGAATTCACCTAGATTTAGCGGCTGTAACCTCACTGTCCCCGCGAGCTGCtgcctgatgatgatgatggcgtGGCAGCGGGTGTGGAGCTGCGGGCACTGTCCTGTGACAGAAGCTTCATGGCGTTACTTCTAGATAGGGCTCGGCGTCTGGCGCATGTTCTGTGTGCGGCTACTGTAACCCGTATATCTGCTGCTTTCCTGACACTCAAAATTTCTTCGAATGAACTTTGTACTTTGTCACCGACGCCCCCTATATGTGCACCCTGATGTAGCATCACCTGGTGAAGCatagagcgccccctatatatcacattgtggggtatagagtgtatCCCATATATAGTCACCTGGTGGCGTATAGAGCACCCCCTGGCAGCAGTCACTGCAACATTCACCTTCAGTCTCATTTAATGGGGGGTGGGAATATTTTAGGGAGGGTCCATTTAATAGAGTTATATGCACTGACAATGGTGGGGTGCAGTACCTGTGTATGTCCTGCAGGCGTTTGTGCCATGTGTTTGGTTGGATTCTGCTTATCAGGGGTCACTCTTTATTAGCACTGTGCAAAACCCCCTCGACCTCCACCCCCAGATCCCTCCCTCACCTCagtctgcagcacattgcaccagCAATAACTATGAGGAAAACTTCTGTGCCAACTACATCTGACAAGTGCATGGGGCCTCGGTGGGGGAGGGGTCTGTAATATTCGTGACTGTCGTTGCTCAGTTGTTACCTTCAGTGTTTATAATGTGACAACCAGTAAGGGGGGAGGAAACGGACTTGCAATATATGATGTGGATGGGattgaaggggttaatgctgcTCTGCTGCTGTGATGTGAATGATGACCTTGAAATAAATTTTGTTTCTTTACACCTTGTCTGTgtctatctcccccccccccccccccccaatatcctCTTAGTTTGGTAGTGAAATGGTCATAACAAGCTCTAGATGGTTGCTCTTCACCATGGGTTACTGCAGGGGGTGCTGTCCCTCCGCTGTCTGTGCCATGTCTACAATATACAAATGATGGGCGTTATCCTCTCTGGCCATATGTTCTGTGATAGGGCGGTATAGTGCGGTACAGATAACCACATGTGTAACAACGGAGAATATTTATACATAATTAGTACAGATCCAGCAGATGGCGCTGCCTCCCCAGGAGCTTGTctcgtgtatatacagtgtacatcccTGTAGCTCCAGCAGATGGTGCTGCCTCTCTAGGTGCTTATcctgtatatacagcgcacaGTGTTGGTTGCAGCAAAAGGCGCTACCTTGTGTCTAgctgccaccaactgaggggaagatgagaccccaaaagacctttaccccccccccccccaatattacCCACGCCCTAAACACTGTATATGTGCAGATGGCGCTGCCTCCCTGGGagcttgtcctgtatatagtgtacagcggTAGCTCCAGCAGATGGCGCCACCTCTCTAGGTGCTtgtcctgtgtatacagtgcagtgTTGGCTCCAGCAGAGCCTTCTCCTCATTTAATGCCTTGTTCTCCTTCTGCATGGTTTTTGTTCTTAATCTTTACATGCTCTTGCCACGAGGCTGTGAATTGTCCTCTGCTTCCTGCTCTTGAATGGAAACACTTTTGATATCATCCTGAGCTGTTTATCACAAAAGAGGGTTTGCTATATTCATATTCAATTATTACAATCCTCTCTGCAGCCTgtactccagactgatacattgtagcaaactatctgGATGGAATGACATCTGTTCTACTGCTGCGCAACGGAACAAAGTGAACGGCAAGAATAAAAAGTGAGCGGAAACAAAATCTGCACAACACTGTTCACACCTTCCTCTAAGACTACTGATCTCATGAGCGATCACACCATTCAGTTCCTTAATTCAACAGCTAAAACTAGAAAGGAAACTACAGAAGGCGAAAATGTGAAGATGAATCAGCAAAGGCGGAGAAACTCTACAGCGAGGGGAAAATACCATACAAGATGTAGGGGGGCTACAGGATATTGTTATAGCAATATAACCCCTTCCCCACCCCTCCGGAAACTCCtcctatcactttttttttttttttaacttatcagTTCAGgaagtcacagccccgccctttGTTAATGTCaactattatataatataatgatgTGATCAGACCTGAAATCCACACACTTTAAGGTCTGTTCACACGACCGAAacgttttccactgtgtgaattctctgtgcagctagccgcaacgggatgctgacGCAGTGAGTGCACCCgcatcctgattaggcccaaataaatgagcCTAACCGGGAGTGAGTCTCAAGCCGCGGACGccgtgggaagatagggcatgtcgcaaactgaaaaaaatcgctagtgggggaaaaaaaaaaagtgagggactcccattgaaatgaatgtaagggctagttcacacgtgaactgcccgcgcgggttttgacacagagagagacgcggcgagccgcgtctctctcttgtcaaaacccgcccgccgcgaccatcgctgtcgcggcttaaccctctgctgtcggctcaaatgaatgagccaacataggagggagctgccgggggtggaagccgtgcggctgagcctgcgcggcttccgcctgaagaaaggacatgtcctttcttttctccgctagcagcagctcgccgctagctgagaacagaagcccggcggtctccatagaccaccattataaggggaggttttggacgcgaaatccgctgtcaaaaacctccccttatactcacgtgtgaactagccctaaggcctaTTTGAAGGCACAACTATGCATCTGTTACTACTGACAacctcctgtatatatcatgtctgagaggttgtcacagccccgcccccttttactgacatcactgatatatggGCCAACACATAGAAACATTCTATGCGTTAGCCTCCTCCGAATTTAGAAAAATTCCACAGTGGATCAATTCTCCACAAAATTTGACTTTAGGTGAGAATGATAAggtagttataaaaaaaaaaaaggtgcagacAACAGTGGAGGGGTTTTAGTGTTGAATAGGGATATGTATATCAATGAGCCCCTCAATATACTATCTAATACAGACTACTATGCTCCCCTTGAGAAGGATCCAACAAGTGAACATTATTTAAAGTATACCACGCTGATTTTAGAGGCTCATatctcaggggcgtaactactggggaagcagcagaggcagctgccacagggcccgggacattaggggcccggcgacagccgctactgctgcgtttttttggttttttttaataggccgttaccggctggagtaactacagtaagtgacgggccctatatacttatcgatcgtggcaggggccaggatcggtaagtgacggcacgggccccacaagcactattatactcgggagggTCTTGtactgtactggggccactatggggacataatactgtgtactggggccactatggggacataatactgtgtactggggccagtatggggacataatactatgtactggggccagtatggggacataatactatgtactggggccagtatggggacataatactgtgtactggggccactatggggacataatactgtgtactggggccactatggggacataatactatgtactggggccagtatggggacataatactatgtactggggccagtatggggacataatactgtgtactagggccagtatggggacataatactatgtactggggccagtatgggaacataatactgtgtactggggacagtatggggacataatactgtgtactggggccagtatggggacataatactatgtactggggccagtatggggacataatactgtgtactggggccagtatgggaacataatactgtgtactggggccagtatggggacataataccacTAAAGAAAAGGACTATTTGATGGTGAGGAGTCCAATTTTGAACCCGCTTAATCCCCCAGGGAGACTGATAATATCGGGTCTCAACTCAATTAGCAAAGGGATTTCATCTTAAGAAGTATTAGATTTATCTTAACACATAATGCTTTTGAGTGTCAGCAAAagatttttaaccctttcccgatatCCGAcatactagtacagcagatgctgAGTGCAAAAGACACCTGGCACTAATGCTGGCACCAATCGCGGGCATTATGCCCTCTGGCACCTTGGTTAAAGCTGACCGAGGCCCCATTATGCTGGCGGCTCGTTGGTGCCACCAGACAGTTTTCATGGGATCGCCAGCACCCAGAGCAAGCTCCAGCTCCAGCTTCCCGTGCTATGACAGCCGTgaaccttgtgaaggctccccggcctgtcattcagtACTTTCTAtctcaggctactctatgtagcctgcaatagaaccgCCATGTTTTTTGCAACAGaccttatactacagtacagctatttatgtattactactgacaaccaccggtatatatcatgtgtgagggGTTGTCACAGCCTTAACGCTTTAGTAACCCATTTCATCAAGAAAAAGACTCTTGTTTCAGTTTCCTCATAACTTGGGTTCTTGCTGTAAAAATTGAGAAACAGTTGAACAGAGATGAAGCCGCAAGAACCACATAAAAGACAGACAGCAGATAACAGCAAGGAAACGTCCCCACCAGGCAATGGAACCATACAGGCAGATGTGTCTCATAAACAGCTTGCCAGGTGCTGGTTACTGTAGTAAACGGGCCTGAACATAACCTCCCGGAACAATCTTTAGAGAACATTCCGGAAATCTGCAAATACATCACATTAAAAGTgc contains:
- the ITM2A gene encoding integral membrane protein 2A; translated protein: MVKIAFSSPFSGKEPAKDACSLMPDKDPEVATSGPDTHSTGRCLLTLLGLAFILAGLIVGGACIYKFFMPRHKTFEGQLSYIDHTDLDEEPYYLPVTEEADIREEDNVALINIPVPSFSEGDSASIVHDFDRLLTAYLDLQLLKCYIINLNTSVVLPPRSLMDLFMKLATGSYLPQTYLVREELVVTEKIDDVSELGFFIYEHCVGQETYRLQRRDQIIGVQKRSAENCKQIIHFENTYVTMTRICR